From the Oxalobacter vibrioformis genome, the window TTCTTTTTCCCTTTTTTCACCAAATCGATGGCGCATGCTTCCATGGCTTCGAGGATATTCGAAACGCAATTAACGATTAGTCATAGAGAAGTATTTGATTGTATTGAAAAATCATGTTAAAAAACATTAGACTATTCTTTACTATTCGCAACCATGCAAGATTCCACCTTCTTCATCCCGCCACATTTATCTTGCCTTTCAAAATCTACTCATACCATTTTGTCATCTGATGGACAGCCAATCGAGATTTGGGAGCTTACTGCTCCGCAAACAGCAGAGCTTCTAAATGTTTGGGCTACGCACTTTCGACAACACTACTGCCCAGATTCAGAGATAGACATCCTTCGAGAAGGAACGGGGCTTTCGCGTGCTGACTATCTTACTCAGATAGTATTTCCTGACAAAAGCATTGCCCCCGGACCGGGAGTTCGTTCTGGTGATTTCGCTGAATTACTAATAGCGGATTATGTGCAGTTTGTGCTGAATTACTGGGTGCCAAGAGGCAAGTATGCAGACAAAGCCAACAGGGATGAATCTGTAAAAGGTGTTGATATTTTAGGATTTAGGATTCTAAAAGAATCGTACTCACCAGAAGATACATTGTTAGCTTTTGAGGTGAAAGCACAAGCATCTGGAGGAAAGTATAGCGGTTGTCTTCAGGCCGCTATTGATGACTCTTCGAAGGATTACTTGAGACGGGCAATCACACTAAATGCAATAAAACGACGATTGTTGCATGCCAATAAAAATCGGGAGGCTCTCACTGTTCAAAGATTTCAAAATCAATCGGACCATCCCTATGTTTATAAGTCTGGGGCTGCGGCTCTTTTATCTGACGAAGCATATGACGAACAAGCTATACAGAGCGGTACAACAACAAACGGACATCAAAACGCACAAAATTTACACATATTAGTTGTCCGAGGAACTGAGTTGATGAAGCTTGTTCATGCTTTATACGAAAGTGCCGCTAATGAAGCGTGAGTCTAACAGCCATCGTTTGTTTGGAATTACCAGATCAAAAGGAAAGATGTATGAATTTGGTTTGCCAGAAGAATTACATCTTTCAGTTCCAGAAAATACCGAACCACAAGAACTGTTTTTATTAACCATAGGAACGCTGGGCGATGCAGCTGCTGCTATTAGTAATGCCCATAATGCGGAAATGCTATTACCTGCCGATACTATTGAGGAACTTAGTTTTTCAGCAAGTTTTTTTGATGCCTTTATTCAATCAGGTTTCTCTGCAAACATAGAACGTGAAATGAAGGTGCTAGCTGCATCTTCATATTATCTTGCAGGCCGTCCAGGGAGTAGCCTTGTCCTTGCAAGACAAATTGAAAATCAACCAGAAGATATCCCTACCGGTAAATTATTGCATTGGGTATTAAGGGGGCGCTGGGAAAGTTACCCAAATGATCCACATCCTTTCTTCGAAGATAAGCTGGGTAATGTAGCCAGATTACTCGCATTTCATTTTTATGATGGCTCAAATCTTCCTCAATTGGCCTCAGCGCTTGATCTACTTAGACAACAAGCATATCAAGGTGCAACTTCACGTGATTTACTTTTTGTCGATGTTATCGTGGCTATCGTTCGCTTACGAATTTCCTCATCGGCTTGGACAACTCTACCTAAATTTACTGCCATTACTGCAGACAAGTGGGCCAATGCTATCCGTAGGCCAGAATTTCCAAAAGAGCTATGGCCATCTCAGATTCTCTTGGGTAAAGCAGGCTTG encodes:
- a CDS encoding virulence associated protein; this translates as MQDSTFFIPPHLSCLSKSTHTILSSDGQPIEIWELTAPQTAELLNVWATHFRQHYCPDSEIDILREGTGLSRADYLTQIVFPDKSIAPGPGVRSGDFAELLIADYVQFVLNYWVPRGKYADKANRDESVKGVDILGFRILKESYSPEDTLLAFEVKAQASGGKYSGCLQAAIDDSSKDYLRRAITLNAIKRRLLHANKNREALTVQRFQNQSDHPYVYKSGAAALLSDEAYDEQAIQSGTTTNGHQNAQNLHILVVRGTELMKLVHALYESAANEA